One Phaseolus vulgaris cultivar G19833 chromosome 2, P. vulgaris v2.0, whole genome shotgun sequence DNA window includes the following coding sequences:
- the LOC137809565 gene encoding major pollen allergen Ole e 10-like: MAKSTASLVLLFIFPLLLFSCNNLGGHVKFAYGLEAQKSWCVAKPSSSDSELQNNIEYACNLLGDCKMIQPGGSCFDPNNLMNHASVVMNQFYAYNGGNGWNCYFSGSGLVVVNDPSYGNCKYT, translated from the exons ATGGCCAAATCAACAGCCTCACTTgtcttactttttatttttcctctACTCCTGTTCTCATGCAACAACTTGG GAGGGCATGTGAAGTTTGCTTATGGATTG GAAGCCCAGAAGAGTTGGTGTGTGGCAAAACCTTCATCAAGTGATTCTGAATTGCAAAATAACATTGAATATGCTTGCAATCTCTTGGGTGATTGCAAGATGATCCAGCCAGGTGGATCCTGCTTCGACCCCAACAATCTGATGAACCATGCTTCTGTTGTCATGAATCAGTTCTATGCATACAATGGTGGAAATGGTTGGAACTGTTACTTCTCAGGATCTGGTCTCGTAGTTGTGAATGACCCAA GTTACGGTAACTGCAAGTATACTTAG